A part of Paenibacillus sp. 481 genomic DNA contains:
- a CDS encoding VOC family protein encodes MGRIVHFEIHVDDMERAKKFYGEVFGWTFEDWSAYAGMPYFGAVTGDANEMGINGALMQRRGASPEPGQAMNGYACTIGVGDYDTTEEQIVSLGGKVALPKYALPGMAWQGYYIDPEGNVFGIHQPDKNAK; translated from the coding sequence ATGGGCAGAATCGTTCACTTCGAAATTCACGTAGACGATATGGAGCGTGCCAAGAAGTTTTATGGAGAGGTATTTGGATGGACATTTGAGGATTGGAGCGCTTATGCTGGAATGCCCTATTTTGGAGCTGTGACAGGCGATGCCAATGAAATGGGTATCAACGGTGCTTTGATGCAGCGCCGAGGGGCCTCTCCAGAACCAGGTCAGGCTATGAATGGTTATGCATGTACGATTGGAGTAGGTGACTATGATACTACTGAAGAACAAATTGTTAGCCTTGGAGGCAAGGTCGCATTACCCAAGTATGCGCTTCCCGGAATGGCATGGCAAGGGTACTACATTGACCCTGAAGGAAATGTATTTGGCATTCATCAGCCAGATAAGAACGCCAAATAA
- a CDS encoding collagen-like protein translates to MSQSNIPNITPIISVTRDDAITLLLSSIALEELGLSHILNAEGEKLQYVLGTLPGVTSPPATFSDLLTMNESVRNTIRELTKKEYLLDSKLSSILNTPISIGPTGPPGPTGPSGGPPGPTGATGPAGPTGPTGTAGAVGATGATGPAGAAGPAGATGATGSTGATGVTGPLVTANNATVLNPVNVAVAGNASVPFTVNGTINGTAISHVAGSTDILLDPNQTYYATWNANANTLAAGELRAFALFLNGVQIPGTLQSVANTGTNNPIQPTITGSAVFNTGAAPNILTLRNFFATATTIAAPSVTVIKLI, encoded by the coding sequence ATGTCACAATCGAATATTCCGAATATTACGCCTATCATCTCTGTGACACGCGATGATGCAATCACGTTGCTCTTGTCATCGATTGCATTGGAGGAGCTTGGTTTAAGTCACATCTTAAACGCTGAAGGAGAGAAGCTTCAGTATGTGCTTGGTACATTGCCTGGGGTGACTTCACCTCCAGCTACATTTAGTGACTTGCTCACGATGAATGAGAGTGTACGAAATACGATACGTGAATTGACGAAGAAGGAATATTTATTGGACAGTAAGCTAAGCAGTATTTTGAACACACCAATCTCGATTGGTCCCACGGGTCCTCCGGGGCCAACGGGTCCATCTGGTGGTCCTCCAGGCCCTACAGGAGCAACGGGTCCAGCAGGCCCTACGGGTCCGACAGGAACTGCTGGCGCAGTAGGAGCAACGGGAGCTACAGGACCAGCGGGGGCAGCAGGGCCGGCGGGAGCTACAGGAGCGACGGGTTCGACAGGTGCAACCGGAGTAACAGGTCCGTTAGTAACGGCGAACAATGCCACTGTATTAAATCCGGTTAACGTAGCCGTAGCAGGTAATGCCAGTGTGCCGTTTACTGTTAACGGGACGATTAACGGAACAGCAATATCACACGTTGCAGGCTCCACGGATATCCTTCTTGATCCGAACCAAACTTACTACGCGACTTGGAACGCTAATGCAAACACGTTAGCGGCTGGCGAGCTTCGAGCTTTCGCCTTGTTCCTGAACGGCGTACAAATACCAGGAACGCTTCAATCCGTTGCGAATACCGGAACAAACAATCCTATCCAACCTACAATTACCGGCAGTGCTGTGTTCAACACGGGGGCAGCGCCAAACATTCTGACTCTACGGAACTTCTTCGCGACGGCAACAACCATAGCAGCACCATCCGTTACAGTTATCAAACTCATATAG
- a CDS encoding GNAT family N-acetyltransferase — MIHELDRNQFYRCKNLVNRGVNIEEKAIVEGAHSGRIFVDNIENPRSGLIWQGNNDGFIFIGDSQNKTFNHDIKRYIDDVISVQAKEQGVEWFECIGNHQSWYTTFHEIFSDKALKSWDQNVYMISPSSFNSTAKQQDNEDEFIVEQVTKQFLENKEINNMEFVRSKIMEFWESEATFFEQGIGFCMLHNHDVVSLCISGYRYKDIHGIDIETIESYQGRKLAQRVVYYFVDYCFANGCTPYWDCMEVNYPSNAVAKNIGFTKEFGYKGFEYKL, encoded by the coding sequence ATGATACATGAACTAGATAGGAATCAATTTTATAGATGTAAAAATCTTGTGAATCGTGGTGTGAATATTGAAGAAAAGGCAATTGTAGAAGGTGCACATTCAGGTAGAATATTTGTTGATAACATCGAAAATCCAAGGTCAGGGCTAATTTGGCAAGGAAACAATGATGGGTTTATTTTTATTGGAGATTCCCAAAACAAAACGTTTAATCACGATATTAAGCGGTATATTGATGATGTCATTTCAGTTCAGGCTAAAGAGCAAGGTGTGGAATGGTTTGAATGTATTGGAAATCATCAAAGCTGGTACACAACATTCCATGAAATTTTTAGTGATAAGGCATTAAAATCGTGGGATCAAAATGTGTATATGATATCTCCAAGCTCATTTAACTCTACAGCCAAACAGCAGGATAATGAAGATGAGTTTATAGTAGAACAGGTAACAAAACAATTTTTAGAAAATAAAGAAATAAACAATATGGAATTCGTCAGGTCTAAAATAATGGAGTTCTGGGAGAGCGAAGCAACATTTTTTGAACAGGGGATTGGATTTTGTATGCTGCACAATCATGATGTTGTGAGCCTTTGCATTTCGGGTTACCGTTATAAGGACATTCATGGAATTGATATTGAAACGATTGAATCTTATCAAGGAAGAAAGCTTGCACAAAGAGTTGTATATTATTTTGTTGATTATTGTTTTGCTAATGGTTGCACTCCCTATTGGGATTGTATGGAAGTGAATTACCCTTCTAATGCTGTTGCGAAAAATATAGGGTTTACGAAGGAGTTTGGCTACAAGGGGTTTGAATATAAGTTGTAG
- a CDS encoding CD3324 family protein: MKYVKGNTIFPDELLQEIQKYIQGGLVYIPQKDGSRKQWGEKSGQREQLARRNEDIRKKFKLGMSIEGLTKRYHLSYDTIKKIVYSNNG; this comes from the coding sequence ATGAAATATGTAAAAGGTAATACTATTTTTCCAGATGAATTGCTTCAGGAAATCCAAAAGTATATTCAAGGTGGACTCGTATACATCCCACAAAAAGATGGATCACGTAAACAATGGGGTGAAAAGTCGGGTCAAAGAGAACAATTGGCTCGCCGCAATGAGGATATTCGTAAGAAGTTCAAACTAGGCATGTCCATTGAAGGACTTACGAAGAGATATCATTTATCATATGATACGATTAAGAAAATCGTCTATTCGAATAATGGATAA
- a CDS encoding sensor histidine kinase — protein sequence MQLTKRFFTMNVLSVILSVGLTVLAVIIFVAVYTKIFSHGVDSDELKHAFEVRTGLNEINMNAQTMKFEQLLDNTYKQELSARVRALGAHAVIFKEGEIVYSAQNVDDIDIERILDLSSNMSDQDTVELNGKIYIFARTNYTLEFGDSGVLLLFAQVKLKADLYMLIGYFTIGVFVLFFLLMNFWVSCTFSRGIIFPVVRLKDAAVKISEGDLDGEIVEEGEGEVRELCRTLELMRIKLKESVYLQQKYDDDRKFLVSSISHDLKTPVTSVIGYIGGIIDGVAKTPEKTEEYLETARSKAILVNAMIDDLLLYSKLDLNHIPYHFEKIDLVAYFEDCVVDYQYEYNKANLSLELDNQLNHSVLVFMDRERFKRVVQNILDNAAAYIDKPKGKVAIVLRETTSSAIIEIKDNGKGIPEAKLPHIFDRFYRADSSRSHTNGSGLGLAIAKQIVEGHEGDIWARSVVDEGTRIMISLKKI from the coding sequence ATGCAACTAACGAAACGCTTTTTTACGATGAACGTGCTCTCCGTCATACTTTCCGTTGGATTGACAGTATTGGCAGTCATTATTTTTGTTGCTGTGTATACAAAAATTTTTAGTCATGGAGTAGATAGTGACGAATTGAAGCATGCTTTTGAGGTTAGAACGGGTCTTAACGAGATTAACATGAACGCGCAGACGATGAAATTCGAACAGCTGTTGGACAACACATATAAGCAAGAACTGTCTGCTCGTGTTAGGGCTTTAGGCGCCCATGCCGTGATATTCAAAGAAGGTGAGATCGTGTACTCCGCTCAGAACGTTGACGATATCGATATAGAGAGAATTCTCGATTTATCTAGCAACATGTCTGATCAGGATACTGTCGAGCTTAATGGAAAAATTTATATATTCGCCCGGACGAATTACACGTTGGAATTTGGCGATAGTGGAGTACTGCTCTTGTTTGCGCAGGTCAAACTGAAAGCGGACTTATACATGCTGATCGGCTATTTTACAATCGGAGTGTTTGTTCTGTTCTTTTTATTGATGAACTTTTGGGTGTCATGTACGTTTTCACGCGGGATCATTTTTCCGGTTGTCCGATTGAAGGATGCCGCCGTTAAAATCAGCGAAGGCGATTTGGATGGCGAAATTGTCGAAGAGGGCGAAGGAGAAGTGCGGGAGCTGTGCAGAACGTTGGAACTTATGCGAATCAAGTTGAAGGAATCGGTTTACTTGCAGCAAAAATATGACGATGACCGGAAATTTCTCGTTTCTAGTATTTCGCATGATTTGAAGACGCCGGTCACTTCCGTTATTGGTTATATTGGAGGTATTATCGACGGGGTCGCTAAAACACCAGAGAAAACGGAAGAATATCTGGAAACAGCTCGCTCCAAGGCTATTCTTGTCAATGCGATGATTGACGATCTTCTACTTTACTCCAAGCTCGACTTGAATCATATTCCTTATCATTTTGAGAAAATCGATTTGGTAGCTTATTTCGAAGACTGCGTTGTGGATTATCAATACGAATACAATAAAGCCAATCTTTCGCTTGAGCTAGATAATCAGTTGAATCATTCTGTTCTTGTATTCATGGATCGCGAAAGGTTTAAGAGGGTGGTGCAAAACATTTTGGATAATGCCGCTGCCTACATCGATAAGCCGAAAGGAAAGGTTGCTATTGTACTAAGGGAAACGACGTCTTCTGCTATTATCGAAATTAAAGATAACGGAAAGGGCATTCCTGAGGCGAAGCTTCCTCATATATTTGACCGATTTTATCGAGCGGATAGTTCGCGGAGTCATACGAACGGCAGTGGGCTTGGGCTCGCCATCGCGAAGCAAATCGTGGAGGGGCATGAAGGGGATATTTGGGCTAGAAGCGTTGTAGATGAAGGGACCCGCATTATGATATCACTAAAAAAGATTTAG
- a CDS encoding ABC transporter permease: protein MTGFNAAFVNEAVKLLKRKKMIVAAILSMLAVLTGQIAVMLIKNDLGIRIAGGNEFSLLTLAMVAYTVLPLFATLVAIDMFNGEFSSDTMKLTLLRPVTRFGVFSAKVLNLAAFIFFNLMFVMIVSMLAGFLFHPASANSVGAGKVVLSYVTTFLPIFSFSLLAVLFSNVFRNGMVVLCLIMIMFIGFNVLDMMFTSYSSFFVTSMFDWYRLWISESIYVSKIVRQILIMLGWSLMLFTAGYDLFSRKDI, encoded by the coding sequence ATGACAGGGTTTAATGCGGCATTTGTTAATGAAGCCGTCAAACTTTTGAAAAGAAAAAAAATGATCGTTGCAGCCATTTTATCGATGCTTGCCGTTCTGACTGGACAAATAGCGGTCATGTTGATCAAGAATGATCTTGGCATCAGAATTGCAGGAGGCAACGAGTTTTCGCTACTGACTCTCGCGATGGTAGCTTATACGGTGTTACCGCTGTTTGCAACTTTAGTGGCGATCGATATGTTTAATGGAGAGTTTTCGTCCGATACGATGAAACTAACGTTGTTGAGGCCTGTTACCAGATTCGGCGTATTTAGTGCGAAAGTGCTTAATTTAGCTGCATTTATTTTTTTTAACCTTATGTTCGTCATGATTGTCTCCATGCTTGCTGGGTTTCTATTTCATCCTGCATCTGCAAATTCAGTAGGAGCAGGCAAGGTCGTGTTGTCATATGTCACTACATTTTTACCTATATTTTCATTCTCCCTTCTCGCTGTACTGTTCTCCAATGTATTCCGGAATGGGATGGTCGTTCTTTGTCTGATCATGATCATGTTTATTGGATTTAACGTATTGGACATGATGTTTACATCCTACTCCAGTTTTTTTGTTACATCGATGTTCGATTGGTATAGGCTTTGGATTTCTGAATCCATATACGTGTCCAAAATCGTCCGGCAGATTCTCATCATGTTGGGCTGGAGTTTGATGCTTTTCACCGCCGGTTATGATCTGTTTTCCCGTAAAGATATTTAG
- a CDS encoding ABC transporter ATP-binding protein produces the protein MTNTAIQLSRLSKAYPNSRGIHDLNLNVDQGDIFGLLGPCGAGKTTAMKVISGLIKPDSGDVNFFGSSITDHYVDAIKQVGCMIDTTEPYPYLTANENLQLIARFYPHVDQGRIDECLKITGMIKYKHEKAKKYSLGMKQRLGMATAILSRPKLLILDEPMNGLDFEGKLEIGRLMKRISVEEGTTLFISSHLIHDMEQTCTRIGVLYDGKLVNEDYTGNILSNYSSLEKYFASEVDRHDRV, from the coding sequence TTGACGAATACGGCCATACAATTATCCCGTTTATCCAAAGCATATCCTAACAGCCGTGGAATTCACGACTTGAACCTGAACGTCGATCAAGGCGATATATTTGGATTGTTGGGGCCTTGTGGCGCAGGTAAGACGACTGCCATGAAAGTGATATCAGGACTCATCAAGCCGGATAGTGGTGATGTGAATTTCTTCGGCAGCAGTATTACAGATCACTACGTGGATGCCATCAAGCAAGTCGGTTGTATGATCGACACGACGGAGCCGTATCCTTATTTGACAGCGAATGAAAATTTGCAGTTGATCGCTAGGTTTTATCCTCATGTGGATCAGGGCAGAATTGATGAATGCTTGAAAATAACGGGCATGATTAAATATAAGCATGAAAAAGCTAAAAAGTATTCACTTGGCATGAAGCAGCGGCTTGGCATGGCAACTGCCATTTTGTCCAGACCAAAGCTGTTGATTTTAGACGAGCCTATGAACGGACTTGATTTTGAAGGGAAGCTGGAAATAGGCAGGCTAATGAAGCGTATTTCTGTAGAGGAAGGCACGACTCTTTTTATTTCGAGTCATTTGATTCACGATATGGAGCAGACTTGTACAAGAATCGGCGTCTTATACGACGGTAAGCTTGTGAATGAAGATTATACCGGGAATATTCTTTCCAATTACTCCTCACTCGAAAAATATTTTGCTAGCGAGGTGGACAGGCATGACAGGGTTTAA
- a CDS encoding CD3324 family protein, which yields MLQEIQKYIQGEFIYIPQQDGSRKHWGEKSGQREQLARRNKDIREKFKLGMSIDRPTKKFHLSHDTIKKICIRINVKARQLSHTAEPYCV from the coding sequence TTGCTTCAGGAAATCCAAAAGTATATCCAAGGTGAATTTATATACATCCCACAACAAGATGGATCACGTAAACATTGGGGTGAAAAGTCGGGTCAAAGAGAACAATTGGCCCGCAGAAACAAGGACATTCGCGAGAAGTTCAAATTAGGCATGTCCATTGATCGACCTACGAAGAAATTTCATCTATCACATGATACGATTAAGAAAATATGTATTCGAATAAATGTTAAGGCTCGGCAGTTATCTCATACTGCCGAGCCTTATTGTGTATAG
- a CDS encoding VOC family protein, which yields MKLGAFSVSLSVKDIFKSRLFYENLGFQAFGGDITQNWLIMKNEDCIIGLFQGMFEENILTFNPGWNENAENLDSFMDIRDIQKQLKAKGIKILSEADETSEGPASFIIEDPDGNSILLDQHR from the coding sequence ATGAAACTGGGCGCATTCTCAGTAAGTTTAAGTGTAAAAGACATTTTTAAATCAAGATTATTTTACGAAAATCTAGGATTTCAAGCCTTTGGAGGAGATATTACTCAAAATTGGCTCATTATGAAGAACGAAGATTGTATAATTGGCCTATTCCAAGGAATGTTTGAAGAGAACATTCTGACCTTTAATCCAGGATGGAATGAAAATGCTGAAAATCTCGATTCGTTTATGGATATCCGAGATATTCAAAAACAGCTTAAAGCAAAAGGAATTAAAATACTGTCTGAAGCAGATGAAACAAGTGAAGGACCTGCAAGTTTTATAATTGAAGATCCTGATGGTAATTCCATTCTTTTGGATCAACACAGATAA
- a CDS encoding pentapeptide repeat-containing protein yields MKFKIEQPKIPVELLETISIHSLEPRDEISNGVIENITIEYQDAVRVSMDKMMFRNVTITESSLEQIELTDIVFEKCDFSNVNFPSSFMHRIEFRNCKLIGTNFSQSRFQNVRFSDCLGDFSNFRFATFKQVSFEDCSLISADYCSSISQKISFTRCNIDQAYMVGSKLKGVDLSDCTFDELSVEIEDLDGCMISSHQASTFVGLMGMIIR; encoded by the coding sequence ATGAAATTTAAGATTGAGCAGCCTAAAATTCCAGTTGAGTTACTCGAAACAATATCTATTCACTCATTAGAACCAAGAGACGAGATTAGTAATGGAGTTATTGAAAATATAACCATTGAATATCAAGATGCAGTCAGGGTTTCCATGGATAAAATGATGTTTAGAAATGTAACCATTACGGAGTCCTCGTTGGAACAAATTGAACTTACCGATATTGTTTTCGAGAAGTGCGATTTTTCAAATGTTAATTTTCCAAGTTCATTCATGCATCGTATTGAATTTAGAAATTGTAAGCTCATTGGTACAAACTTCTCTCAAAGTCGATTTCAAAATGTCCGTTTTTCGGACTGCTTAGGTGACTTTTCGAATTTTCGCTTCGCTACATTTAAACAGGTGAGTTTTGAAGATTGTTCATTAATAAGCGCCGACTATTGTTCCTCTATTTCCCAAAAAATATCTTTCACTCGTTGTAATATTGATCAAGCTTATATGGTCGGATCCAAGTTAAAGGGAGTCGATCTTAGCGATTGTACCTTTGATGAACTAAGTGTAGAAATTGAGGATTTAGATGGATGTATGATATCTAGTCATCAGGCTTCAACCTTTGTGGGACTTATGGGAATGATTATTCGATAA
- a CDS encoding pentapeptide repeat-containing protein — MFQYSSQHYEGVNFSSQDLRYGELISCTFTRCIFSNGALEEITTKSCRFIECKFQGASLNGSIHTESAFENCNFSQANLFVSKFENCKMTGSDFSSSNMDGITILKGDWSYTNLRHTRFIRQDFRGGRFFEADLSEANLEKADLRNCDFTRALLSKAKLQGADIRGAKMDGVDFKTFSLKGVRMDREQSVLFALSHGAKVD; from the coding sequence ATGTTTCAATATAGCAGTCAGCACTATGAAGGGGTTAATTTTAGTAGCCAAGATTTAAGGTATGGCGAATTGATTAGTTGTACCTTCACACGCTGCATTTTTTCTAACGGGGCATTAGAGGAAATAACAACGAAAAGCTGTAGATTCATTGAATGCAAATTCCAAGGAGCATCACTAAATGGCTCTATTCATACGGAATCCGCTTTTGAGAACTGTAACTTCAGCCAAGCCAATCTCTTTGTTTCAAAATTTGAAAATTGCAAAATGACGGGGTCGGACTTTTCAAGCTCAAATATGGATGGGATCACCATTCTTAAAGGGGACTGGTCTTACACAAATCTGAGACATACTAGATTTATAAGACAGGATTTTCGCGGGGGTCGTTTTTTCGAGGCGGATCTCTCTGAAGCTAATTTAGAAAAAGCGGATCTGAGGAACTGTGATTTTACTAGAGCGTTATTATCAAAAGCGAAATTACAGGGAGCTGACATTCGTGGCGCTAAAATGGATGGTGTCGATTTCAAAACATTTTCTCTGAAGGGTGTTCGAATGGATAGGGAGCAATCTGTTTTGTTTGCACTCTCGCACGGTGCTAAAGTTGATTGA
- a CDS encoding Ltp family lipoprotein, with the protein MEKQQTQKKPFYKKWWVWVLAIIIVAAVYGKDGDKTDANKKESNAAVTEPVTDSPGEKKEEPKKEDTKVEDNVPQEYKSALKKAETYAETMHMSKNSISKQLTSEFGEKFSKESAKYAMDNLKFDWKENALKKAESYSNTMYMSKKAIYGQLTSEHGEKFTKEEAQYAIDTLKADYKENALMKAKSYQESMNMSPKAIKDQLTSQHGEKFTKEEADYAIKNLNK; encoded by the coding sequence ATGGAGAAACAACAAACACAGAAGAAACCGTTTTATAAAAAATGGTGGGTATGGGTGCTTGCGATTATTATTGTGGCTGCTGTCTATGGCAAAGATGGTGACAAAACGGACGCAAACAAAAAAGAGAGCAATGCGGCCGTTACTGAACCAGTAACAGATAGTCCGGGGGAGAAAAAAGAGGAACCGAAAAAAGAAGATACGAAAGTAGAGGATAACGTTCCTCAAGAATATAAATCCGCTTTAAAAAAAGCTGAAACATACGCAGAGACCATGCATATGTCTAAAAACTCCATTTCCAAACAATTAACTTCAGAATTTGGAGAGAAATTTTCCAAAGAATCTGCCAAGTATGCAATGGATAATCTTAAATTTGACTGGAAAGAGAACGCTTTAAAAAAAGCCGAGTCCTATTCAAATACTATGTATATGTCGAAAAAGGCGATATATGGCCAACTGACTTCTGAACACGGTGAAAAATTTACAAAGGAAGAAGCACAGTACGCAATTGATACTCTGAAAGCCGATTATAAAGAGAACGCATTAATGAAAGCGAAAAGTTATCAGGAATCAATGAATATGTCACCAAAAGCAATAAAAGACCAACTTACTTCTCAACACGGTGAAAAATTCACAAAGGAAGAAGCCGATTACGCTATTAAGAATTTAAATAAATAA
- a CDS encoding FAD-binding oxidoreductase codes for MSVKQPMRKLKANINVLRSLRKNKKKRKIRGLLIDKRYAPRIIRRGKEPELTGRIVVPSDSQYNLARREFNTYFNKFPRVIVFAQKTQDVINALRWARYHNVPIRMRSGRHSYEGLSVVDGGIVIDVSDMHEVDVNRKCGIATVQAGIRGGALNAALWNERLVVPVGLCPTTGVAGVTLGGGHSILSRPYGLTLDHLVDIEMVNAEGRLIHASANQNPDLFWALRGGGGGNFGICTNFRFRTHPIETVGFAEIGWDLRDLEAVLRTWQDYTVPGANERLTVTLGIANGRQTSPLSSSNQQPSEDFQILMQGVFLGSTKELRQLLQPLLRSGSPRKVVIEEIPWIESVGLVAKTTPTTPFPFKSVGPYVYHRLPEAAIATIRRYIESPPTSGVTIFFHGLGGAVAKVPNRATAYYYRRALYNMSPTATWNTQAESRRGIRWVENFRLAMLPYTRGVYVNTPDLQIKNWQQAYYGSNFARLTRVKVQYDPKNIFHFPQSIPPACR; via the coding sequence TTGAGCGTAAAACAGCCGATGCGTAAATTGAAAGCCAACATTAATGTGCTGCGAAGCCTAAGGAAGAATAAGAAGAAAAGAAAAATTCGAGGATTATTAATCGATAAACGATATGCTCCTCGAATAATAAGACGTGGGAAGGAACCGGAACTAACGGGACGTATCGTTGTGCCAAGCGATTCCCAATACAACTTGGCTCGCCGGGAGTTCAACACCTACTTTAATAAATTTCCGCGAGTGATCGTATTTGCTCAGAAGACTCAGGATGTAATCAACGCCCTTCGTTGGGCTCGTTATCATAACGTACCGATCCGCATGCGCTCCGGCCGTCACAGTTACGAGGGCTTATCTGTCGTTGACGGAGGAATCGTAATTGACGTGAGCGACATGCACGAGGTAGATGTAAACCGCAAGTGTGGCATTGCCACGGTGCAGGCAGGTATTAGGGGTGGTGCCTTGAACGCAGCACTTTGGAATGAAAGGTTAGTCGTGCCCGTAGGGCTTTGCCCAACGACAGGTGTTGCTGGAGTTACGCTTGGAGGCGGTCACAGTATTCTATCTCGACCCTATGGTCTCACGCTCGACCATTTGGTGGATATAGAAATGGTTAACGCTGAAGGGCGCTTGATTCACGCTAGTGCCAATCAGAACCCTGACCTTTTTTGGGCATTGCGTGGTGGCGGTGGTGGAAACTTCGGCATCTGCACAAACTTCCGTTTCCGTACGCACCCCATTGAAACAGTTGGCTTTGCCGAAATTGGTTGGGACCTTCGTGATCTGGAAGCAGTCCTTAGGACTTGGCAGGACTATACGGTTCCAGGAGCTAACGAGCGGCTCACCGTTACCCTTGGGATTGCAAATGGACGGCAAACCTCACCGTTAAGCTCTTCTAACCAGCAACCTTCAGAAGATTTTCAAATATTGATGCAGGGGGTCTTTCTCGGATCTACTAAAGAGCTACGACAATTACTCCAGCCATTACTTCGTTCGGGGTCACCACGGAAGGTAGTTATCGAGGAGATACCTTGGATTGAATCTGTTGGACTAGTAGCGAAGACTACGCCAACCACTCCTTTTCCCTTTAAAAGTGTTGGACCTTACGTCTATCATCGGCTACCCGAGGCTGCGATTGCGACAATACGGCGTTACATTGAATCACCGCCTACTTCTGGGGTCACCATTTTCTTTCACGGCTTAGGCGGTGCGGTAGCTAAGGTGCCGAATCGCGCTACAGCTTACTACTATCGCCGGGCTTTGTATAATATGAGTCCGACTGCAACATGGAACACACAAGCAGAGTCGAGACGGGGAATCCGTTGGGTAGAGAACTTCCGCTTGGCGATGCTCCCTTATACTCGCGGTGTCTACGTCAATACACCAGACCTTCAAATTAAAAACTGGCAGCAGGCTTACTACGGTAGTAATTTTGCTAGACTGACACGAGTAAAGGTGCAGTATGACCCTAAGAACATCTTCCATTTTCCACAGAGCATCCCGCCAGCATGTAGGTAG
- a CDS encoding SGNH/GDSL hydrolase family protein: MTYTALGDSITFGENASSMENAYPQLLVSTLNACSYRVSGCVLARPGWTSSDLLRAMKWRGSSIIRHSNVVTIWIGGVDLANAALYALRTQQPLPVQQVATTYSRNMHTIITRIKKESCSRIIICTQYNPFPNSPLAIEAIARLNYLTSEIARSCNVILAPVHTWFEGKQAYLIYGYRNGVIEDAMSGFLPIHPNDQGHRVIATGLTPYLIPHN, translated from the coding sequence ATGACCTATACAGCTCTTGGAGATTCTATTACTTTTGGGGAAAATGCCTCTTCTATGGAAAATGCTTATCCGCAATTATTAGTATCTACTTTAAATGCCTGCTCTTATAGGGTTAGCGGGTGTGTATTAGCTCGGCCTGGCTGGACCAGTAGTGATTTATTACGTGCAATGAAATGGCGAGGCTCCTCCATTATTCGTCACTCTAATGTTGTTACGATTTGGATTGGGGGAGTGGATCTAGCGAATGCCGCACTGTATGCCCTTAGAACCCAGCAACCATTGCCTGTACAACAAGTTGCAACTACCTATAGTCGAAATATGCATACCATAATAACTCGAATCAAAAAAGAAAGCTGTTCCCGCATCATTATCTGCACACAATACAATCCATTTCCAAACAGCCCGCTTGCAATCGAAGCGATAGCACGATTAAATTATTTGACGAGCGAAATTGCCCGAAGTTGTAATGTTATTCTCGCTCCTGTTCATACCTGGTTCGAAGGAAAACAAGCATATCTGATCTATGGGTATCGCAATGGGGTAATTGAAGATGCAATGAGCGGATTTTTGCCCATCCATCCAAATGATCAAGGACATCGAGTTATTGCCACGGGATTGACCCCCTATCTCATTCCTCATAATTAG